From Coturnix japonica isolate 7356 chromosome 3, Coturnix japonica 2.1, whole genome shotgun sequence, the proteins below share one genomic window:
- the DLL1 gene encoding delta-like protein 1 isoform X1, protein MGGRFLLTLAFLSALLCRCQVDGSGVFELKLQEFVNKKGLLNNRNCCRGGGPGGAGLQQCDCKTFFRVCLKHYQASVSPEPPCTYGSAITPVLGANSFSVPDGAGGADPAFSNPIRFPFGFTWPGTFSLIIEALHTDSPDDLTTENPERLISRLATQRHLAVGEEWSQDLHSSGRTDLKYSYRFVCDEHYYGEGCSVFCRPRDDAFGHFTCGERGEKVCNPGWKGQYCTEPICLPGCDEQHGFCDKPGECKCRVGWQGRYCDECIRYPGCLHGTCQQPWQCNCQEGWGGLFCNQDLNYCTHHKPCKNGATCTNTGQGSYTCSCRPGYTGSSCEIEINECDANPCKNGGSCTDLENSYSCTCPPGFYGKNCELSAMTCADGPCFNGGRCTDNPDGGYSCRCPLGYSGFNCEKKIDYCSSSPCANGAQCVDLGNSYICQCQAGFTGRHCDDNVDDCASFPCVNGGTCQDGVNDYSCTCPPGYNGKNCSTPVSRCEHNPCHNGATCHERSNRYVCECARGYGGLNCQFLLPEPPQGPVIVDFTEKYTEGQNSQFPWIAVCAGIILVLMLLLGCAAIVVCVRLKVQKRHHQPEACRSETETMNNLANCQREKDISISIIGATQIKNTNKKVDFHSDNSDKNGYKVRYPSVDYNLVHELKNEDSVKEEHGKCEAKCETYDSEAEEKSAVQLKSSDTSERKRPDSVYSTSKDTKYQSVYVISEEKDECIIATEVSIPPGSQTNLGV, encoded by the exons ATGGGAGGCCGCTTCCTGCTGACGCTCGCCTTCCTCTCGGCGCTGCTGTGCCGCTGCCAG GTTGACGGCTCCGGGGTGTTCGAGCTGAAGCTGCAGGAGTTTGTCAACAAGAAGGGGCTGCTCAATAATCGCAACTGCTGCCGGGGGGGTGGCCCCGGAGGCGCCGGGCTGCAGCAGTGCGACTGCAAGACCTTCTTCCGCGTCTGTCTGAAGCACTACCAGGCCAGCGTCTCCCCCGAGCCTCCCTGCACCTACGGCAGCGCCATCACCCCCGTCCTCGGTGCCAACTCCTTCAGCGTCCCCGACGGCGCGGGCGGCGCCGACCCCGCCTTCAGCAACCCCATCCGCTTCCCCTTCGGCTTCACCTGGCCC GGCACCTTCTCGCTCATCATCGAGGCTCTGCACACCGACTCACCCGACGACCTCACCACAG AAAACCCCGAGCGCCTCATCAGCCGCCTGGCCACCCAGAGGCACCTGGCGGTAGGCGAGGAGTGGTCCCAGGACCTGCACAGCAGCGGCCGCACCGACCTCAAGTACTCCTATCGCTTTGTGTGTGATGAGCACTACTACGGGGAAGGCTGCTCTGTCTTCTGCCGGCCCCGTGACGATGCCTTCGGTCACTTCACCTGTGGAGAGCGTGGCGAGAAGGTCTGCAACCCAGGCTGGAAGGGCCAGTACTGCACTGAGC CGATTTGCCTGCCCGGGTGTGACGAGCAGCACGGCTTCTGCGACAAGCCTGGGGAATGCAA gtgcAGAGTGGGCTGGCAGGGCCGATACTGTGATGAGTGCATCCGATACCCAGGCTGCCTGCATGGTACCTGTCAGCAGCCATGGCAGTGCAACTGCCAGGAAGGCTGGGGTGGCCTTTTCTGCAACCAGG ACCTGAACTACTGCACTCACCACAAGCCGTGCAAGAATGGTGCCACATGCACCAACACTGGTCAGGGGAGCTACACTTGTTCTTGCCGACCTGGGTACACAGGCTCCAGCTGTGAGATTGAAATCAATGAATGTGATGCCAACCCATGCAAGAATGGTGGAAGCTGCACT GATCTCGAGAACAGCTATTCCTGTACCTGCCCCCCAGGCTTCTATGGTAAAAACTGTGAGCTGAGTGCAATGACTTGTGCTGATGGACCGTGCTTCAATGGAGGGCGATGCACTGACAACCCTGATGGTGGATACAGCTGCCGCTGCCCATTGGGTTATTCTGGGTTcaactgtgaaaagaaaatcgATTACTGCAGTTCCAGCCCTTGTGCTAATG GAGCCCAGTGCGTTGATCTGGGGAACTCCTACATATGCCAGTGCCAGGCTGGCTTCACCGGCCGGCACTGTGACGACAACGTGGACGATTGCGCCTCCTTCCCCTGCGTCAATGGAGGGACCTGTCAGGATGGGGTCAACGACTACTCCTGCACCTGCCCCCCGGGATACAACGGGAAGAACTGCAGCACGCCGGTGAGCAGATGCGAGCACAACCCCTGCCACAACGGGGCCACCTGCCACGAGAGAAGCAACCGCTACGTGTGCGAGTGCGCTCGGGGCTACGGCGGCCTCAACTGCCAATTCTTGCTCCCCGAGCCACCTCAGGGACCAGTCATCGTTGACTTCACTGAGAAGTACACAGAGGGCCAGAACAGCCAGTTTCCCTGGATCGCAGTGTGTGCCGGGATTATTCTGGtcctcatgctgctgctgggctgcgCCGCCATCGTTGTCTGCGTCAGGCTGAAGGTGCAGAAAAGGCACCACCAGCCCGAGGCCTGCAGGAGCGAAACGGAGACCATGAACAACCTGGCGAACTGCCAGCGCGAGAAGGACATCTCCATAAGCATCATCGGAGCCACTCagattaaaaacacaaataagaaAGTAGACTTTCACAGCGATAACTCTGATAAAAATGGCTACAAAGTTAGATACCCATCAGTGGATTACAATTTGGTGCATGAACTCAAGAATGAGGACTCTGTGAAAGAGGAGCATGGCAAATGTGAAGCCAAGTGTGAAACGTATGATtcagaggcagaagagaaaagcgCAGTACAGCTAAAAAG taGTGacacttctgaaagaaaacGGCCAGATTCAGTATATTCCACTTCAAAGGACACAAAGTACCAGTCAGTGTACGTCAtatcagaagagaaagatgagtGCATCATAGCAACTGAGGTTAGTATCCCACCTGGCAGTCAGACAAATCTTGGTGTGTGA
- the DLL1 gene encoding delta-like protein 1 isoform X2: protein MGGRFLLTLAFLSALLCRCQVDGSGVFELKLQEFVNKKGLLNNRNCCRGGGPGGAGLQQCDCKTFFRVCLKHYQASVSPEPPCTYGSAITPVLGANSFSVPDGAGGADPAFSNPIRFPFGFTWPGTFSLIIEALHTDSPDDLTTENPERLISRLATQRHLAVGEEWSQDLHSSGRTDLKYSYRFVCDEHYYGEGCSVFCRPRDDAFGHFTCGERGEKVCNPGWKGQYCTEPICLPGCDEQHGFCDKPGECKCRVGWQGRYCDECIRYPGCLHGTCQQPWQCNCQEGWGGLFCNQDLNYCTHHKPCKNGATCTNTGQGSYTCSCRPGYTGSSCEIEINECDANPCKNGGSCTDLENSYSCTCPPGFYGKNCELSAMTCADGPCFNGGRCTDNPDGGYSCRCPLGYSGFNCEKKIDYCSSSPCANGAQCVDLGNSYICQCQAGFTGRHCDDNVDDCASFPCVNGGTCQDGVNDYSCTCPPGYNGKNCSTPVSRCEHNPCHNGATCHERSNRYVCECARGYGGLNCQFLLPEPPQGPVIVDFTEKYTEGQNSQFPWIAVCAGIILVLMLLLGCAAIVVCVRLKVQKRHHQPEACRSETETMNNLANCQREKDISISIIGATQIKNTNKKVDFHSDNSDKNGYKVRYPSVDYNLVHELKNEDSVKEEHGKCEAKCETYDSEAEEKSAVQLKSSDTSERKRPDSVYSTSKDTKYQSVYVISEEKDECIIATEV from the exons ATGGGAGGCCGCTTCCTGCTGACGCTCGCCTTCCTCTCGGCGCTGCTGTGCCGCTGCCAG GTTGACGGCTCCGGGGTGTTCGAGCTGAAGCTGCAGGAGTTTGTCAACAAGAAGGGGCTGCTCAATAATCGCAACTGCTGCCGGGGGGGTGGCCCCGGAGGCGCCGGGCTGCAGCAGTGCGACTGCAAGACCTTCTTCCGCGTCTGTCTGAAGCACTACCAGGCCAGCGTCTCCCCCGAGCCTCCCTGCACCTACGGCAGCGCCATCACCCCCGTCCTCGGTGCCAACTCCTTCAGCGTCCCCGACGGCGCGGGCGGCGCCGACCCCGCCTTCAGCAACCCCATCCGCTTCCCCTTCGGCTTCACCTGGCCC GGCACCTTCTCGCTCATCATCGAGGCTCTGCACACCGACTCACCCGACGACCTCACCACAG AAAACCCCGAGCGCCTCATCAGCCGCCTGGCCACCCAGAGGCACCTGGCGGTAGGCGAGGAGTGGTCCCAGGACCTGCACAGCAGCGGCCGCACCGACCTCAAGTACTCCTATCGCTTTGTGTGTGATGAGCACTACTACGGGGAAGGCTGCTCTGTCTTCTGCCGGCCCCGTGACGATGCCTTCGGTCACTTCACCTGTGGAGAGCGTGGCGAGAAGGTCTGCAACCCAGGCTGGAAGGGCCAGTACTGCACTGAGC CGATTTGCCTGCCCGGGTGTGACGAGCAGCACGGCTTCTGCGACAAGCCTGGGGAATGCAA gtgcAGAGTGGGCTGGCAGGGCCGATACTGTGATGAGTGCATCCGATACCCAGGCTGCCTGCATGGTACCTGTCAGCAGCCATGGCAGTGCAACTGCCAGGAAGGCTGGGGTGGCCTTTTCTGCAACCAGG ACCTGAACTACTGCACTCACCACAAGCCGTGCAAGAATGGTGCCACATGCACCAACACTGGTCAGGGGAGCTACACTTGTTCTTGCCGACCTGGGTACACAGGCTCCAGCTGTGAGATTGAAATCAATGAATGTGATGCCAACCCATGCAAGAATGGTGGAAGCTGCACT GATCTCGAGAACAGCTATTCCTGTACCTGCCCCCCAGGCTTCTATGGTAAAAACTGTGAGCTGAGTGCAATGACTTGTGCTGATGGACCGTGCTTCAATGGAGGGCGATGCACTGACAACCCTGATGGTGGATACAGCTGCCGCTGCCCATTGGGTTATTCTGGGTTcaactgtgaaaagaaaatcgATTACTGCAGTTCCAGCCCTTGTGCTAATG GAGCCCAGTGCGTTGATCTGGGGAACTCCTACATATGCCAGTGCCAGGCTGGCTTCACCGGCCGGCACTGTGACGACAACGTGGACGATTGCGCCTCCTTCCCCTGCGTCAATGGAGGGACCTGTCAGGATGGGGTCAACGACTACTCCTGCACCTGCCCCCCGGGATACAACGGGAAGAACTGCAGCACGCCGGTGAGCAGATGCGAGCACAACCCCTGCCACAACGGGGCCACCTGCCACGAGAGAAGCAACCGCTACGTGTGCGAGTGCGCTCGGGGCTACGGCGGCCTCAACTGCCAATTCTTGCTCCCCGAGCCACCTCAGGGACCAGTCATCGTTGACTTCACTGAGAAGTACACAGAGGGCCAGAACAGCCAGTTTCCCTGGATCGCAGTGTGTGCCGGGATTATTCTGGtcctcatgctgctgctgggctgcgCCGCCATCGTTGTCTGCGTCAGGCTGAAGGTGCAGAAAAGGCACCACCAGCCCGAGGCCTGCAGGAGCGAAACGGAGACCATGAACAACCTGGCGAACTGCCAGCGCGAGAAGGACATCTCCATAAGCATCATCGGAGCCACTCagattaaaaacacaaataagaaAGTAGACTTTCACAGCGATAACTCTGATAAAAATGGCTACAAAGTTAGATACCCATCAGTGGATTACAATTTGGTGCATGAACTCAAGAATGAGGACTCTGTGAAAGAGGAGCATGGCAAATGTGAAGCCAAGTGTGAAACGTATGATtcagaggcagaagagaaaagcgCAGTACAGCTAAAAAG taGTGacacttctgaaagaaaacGGCCAGATTCAGTATATTCCACTTCAAAGGACACAAAGTACCAGTCAGTGTACGTCAtatcagaagagaaagatgagtGCATCATAGCAACTGAG GTGTAA